The sequence below is a genomic window from Rhizobium sp. NXC14.
GCCCGAGCATATCCGCTTCAGCGACGCCTCGCCCCTTCGCGGCGCCGTCTATGGCAGCGAATATCTCGGCACCAACCAGGTTGTTGCCGTGGAAACCCCGGGCGGTCTGATCAAGGCCCGCGTTCCCGCCAGTCGCAGTTTCCGGATCGGCGAGACCGTCGGCCTCGAATTCAATCCGGCGAACCTCGCGCTCTTCGACTGCGTCTCGGGCCGCGCGGTGCCATCCCAGCTCTATAAGGAGACCCGGCATGGCTGATGTCGTCCTCAGAAATCTCAGCAAGCGCTTCGGCGACACCCAGGCTCTTGATGGGCTCGATCTTTTTATCCGCGACGGCGAGTTCGTCGTGCTGCTCGGTCCCACAGGCGCCGGCAAGACCACGACGCTCAGGCTGATCGCCGGCCTCGAAAGGCCCGACAGCGGCCGCATCGAGATCGGCGGCCGCAATGTCGCGGCCGAAGCGCCGGCCGGGCGCGACGTCGCCTTCGTCTTCCAGCAATATTCGCTCTACCCGCACATGACGGTTTACGAGAACCTCGCCTTCCCGCTGAAGGCGCCGGTGCGCAAGCTGAGTGCGGAGGAGATCGACCGGCGCGTGCGCGAGGTTGCGCGCATGGTCCGCATCGACCACAAGCTCGAAAACCGCTCGACCAGGCTCTCCGGCGGCGAGATGCAGCGCGTCGCGATTGGCCGAGCGCTGGTGCGCCGGCCGGCGATCTATCTGATGGACGAACCGCTGTCCTCGCTCGACGCCAAGCTGCGCGCCGAACTGCGCCTGGAGCTGAAGCGCATCCAGAAGGAGCTCGGTTCGACGCTGCTCTATGTCACCCACGACCAGGTGGAAGCCATGACCATGGCCGATCGCATCGGCATCGTCGCCGAGGGCCGGCTGATGCAGGTGGGAACGCCGCGCGAAATCTATGGCAATCCCGCCAACCTGCATGTCGCCGCCCGCCTCGGCCAGCCGCACATCAACCTTCTGCCGGCGGATCTGCTGCCGGGCGGCCGTCCGCCATTCGGCACAAAAACCGTCGGCGCCCGCACCGAACATCTCGATATCGTCGTCGGCAAGGATGCCAATGCCGAGGTCGACTGGATCGAGCATCTCGGCGACCAGAACCATCTCCATATCCGGGTGGCCGATCCCAAGCAGCCTGCGCGGGATCACAAACTCGTCACACTCGCGGATCCATATCTGGCGATCGCGCCGGGCGACCGCATCAGCCTGACGCTGCGCGATCCGCTTTATTTCGATGCGGCTGGACAGCGCCTGTCGTGACCGGCAAACAAAATGATGATGGCATGAAAAACAAACGGACGGGTCTCAACCGATGAAACACTTCTTCAACCGCAGGGAAACGATCGTCACCGAAGCTCTGGACGGCCTGCTTCTGACGACGAGCAGCGGCCGTCTCGCCCGTCTCGACAGCTTTCCCGACATCAAGGTGATCCTGCGTGCGGACTGGGACAAGTCAGAGGTCGCAATCATCTCGGGCGGCGGCGCCGGCCATGAACCCTCCCATGCCGGCTTCGTCGGTAAGGGCATGCTGACGGCGGCCGTCTCCGGGGAGATCTTCGCCTCGCCGAGCGTCGATGCGGTGCTGACGGCGATCCGCGCCGTGACCGGCCCGAAAGGCGCCCTGCTGATCGTCAAGAACTATACCGGCGACCGCCTGAATTTCGGCCTTGCCGCCGAAAAGGCGCGCGCCGAGGGCTTCGACGTCGAAATGGTTATCGTCGCCGACGACATCGCCATCCCCGGCATCAACCAGCCGCGCGGCGTCGCCGGCACACTGTTCGTCCACAAGATCGCGGGCTATCACGCCGAAAGAGGCGAGGAGCTGAAGACGGTCGCGGCCCACGCCTCGGCTGCTGCCGGCGATATCGTCTCGCTCGGCATGTCGCTCTCGACCTGCAGCGTGCCCGGCCAGGCGCATGAGGATCGCCTCGGCGCTGAAGAAGGCGAACTCGGCCTCGGCATCCATGGCGAACCCGGCGCCGAGCGCATCGCGCTGCAGCCGGTCGCCGATATTGTCGCCACCATGGCGGCGCGCCTGACCCCGGCTTTGCGCGAAGGGGCAGACCACGCCCTCCTCCTCAACAATCTCGGCGCCGTGCCGCCGCTCGAAATGACCGTCATCGCCAAGACAGTGCTGTCCTCGCCGCTTGGCCGCCACATCAGGCTGATCGTCGGCCCGGCGCCGATGATGACC
It includes:
- a CDS encoding dihydroxyacetone kinase subunit DhaK, which codes for MKHFFNRRETIVTEALDGLLLTTSSGRLARLDSFPDIKVILRADWDKSEVAIISGGGAGHEPSHAGFVGKGMLTAAVSGEIFASPSVDAVLTAIRAVTGPKGALLIVKNYTGDRLNFGLAAEKARAEGFDVEMVIVADDIAIPGINQPRGVAGTLFVHKIAGYHAERGEELKTVAAHASAAAGDIVSLGMSLSTCSVPGQAHEDRLGAEEGELGLGIHGEPGAERIALQPVADIVATMAARLTPALREGADHALLLNNLGAVPPLEMTVIAKTVLSSPLGRHIRLIVGPAPMMTALNMNGFSLSLIRLDAVREAALTAVVEPHAWMPAVKRHEIRVIAAPRTASHLNGAATPGENSRYRRLITALCEHLIEQENELNRLDGRVGDGDTGSTVATGARSVLARLDTLPLDKPAATLASLGDILGTSMGGSSGVLLSIFFTAAAKAMADRADISAALLAGLDRMTFYGGAGVGDRTMVDALSPALQALASGDIAAAARAAASGAESTKTMTKARAGRASYVGERDLAGVADPGAVAVAGAFGVAASLA
- a CDS encoding ABC transporter ATP-binding protein, encoding MADVVLRNLSKRFGDTQALDGLDLFIRDGEFVVLLGPTGAGKTTTLRLIAGLERPDSGRIEIGGRNVAAEAPAGRDVAFVFQQYSLYPHMTVYENLAFPLKAPVRKLSAEEIDRRVREVARMVRIDHKLENRSTRLSGGEMQRVAIGRALVRRPAIYLMDEPLSSLDAKLRAELRLELKRIQKELGSTLLYVTHDQVEAMTMADRIGIVAEGRLMQVGTPREIYGNPANLHVAARLGQPHINLLPADLLPGGRPPFGTKTVGARTEHLDIVVGKDANAEVDWIEHLGDQNHLHIRVADPKQPARDHKLVTLADPYLAIAPGDRISLTLRDPLYFDAAGQRLS